The sequence GCATGTACTTGAAGTACTTTAGCTTGGTGGATTCCCAAATTGCATTGAGTTATAATGGCCAAAAGATTGGATATGGCGGCGATATTCGCGTTAAAGTCAAGGTGGAAAATCCCGTGACCGAAACTGCACTTATTGAAGCCCTGGAAAATGCTTCGGCGGATAATGGTACACCCACAGATAGTCAGAGAACAAGTACAATGACGGTTACTGTTAATGTGGAGGATGTTAAGGACGCGAATGAGGTAAATCCCCATCAACTGGAGATGGGAAAAACTGAGAAAGAAGAAGAGCAACCCGCAATTACACACAAAAAAGTCCGCTTAATGGAATGGTTTAGAGAAAAACTATCCtatgttttctatttttattaaatatttcggTTTTTCGGTTTCttgaaatattataaataaatatgtgtAAGTAACGTGGAGAAAaatggttttgtttttaaaattaaatgggTGTTTTTTAAAAAGCTTTATAGTTTTCTTACAACTAAAgatatttatttcaaaaatattaataatattcacAACAAAAGTTTTTAAATCAAATTGAATATACATTTAATGCCCAAAATTTCGCAGCAATATGTTCTTAAAATACTTATATAATAGTAAGGACATCTTCATAACACCTCTAATTCCAACTACCCGCATAATGGGTTCGTAAATATGTAGAACTTAACTTTGTTTGCGATACCTTTGCTAATTATTTGAATACTTTTGTTGGACTAATCAATGGCACACAATCATCCAACAACAATGTTCTGTgctgataaaattaaattcgcaTTGTTCACGAAACGCATTTCTGGCATGGCACCGCGAACTCGGACCCTGGGTGCCATTATAGAATttttaattacaataaatcaatttaaataaaatgtaatttttcaattttatcAAATTGTCATTATGCGTAATTAATTCCTATGCACAAATGCATTTTAGTGCGACAACGCACAGCACGCCCAAAGTGGCGCCATCGCCATCTACCGCCGAGGGGCGGAACTACATGCAATATATTCTATAATATTCTATGCCCGATAACCGCCCCCGATTTTCCACGATATTATTCAGGGTGAGATTTGGCGCTGTGGCGTTGTTTGTGCATttgttttgtcaaaaataatgctgcttaattattatatttgtaatttatttGCCCCGCAGTTATCGGATCCAAATGCTAAAAAGTATGCGCGGTGCTTTAATGCCACATTAATCCCGCACAACAAAAGCACCAATAAAACCAGAtacaaaggcaacaacaactGCAACGAGGCCACAACAAACGCACTCAAAATGGGAATGACAGtaacaaacaacaaaagcaatTCAAATGCAGCGCATAGAAtgcataattaatttttattttgatgaCAACGTCAACGCACCATCACCATCCAACCCATCCAGTCCACCCCAACACCACCCTAAAGCCACCCCAGCACCACCCCAAAGCCACCCATTTTTTGCCAAAAGCACTCCGTGGTGTTGCTCTTTGGCATGTCCACTGCAATTATATTGGATTGGatttatttgtgtatttgtATGTACAAATGGGCCTATATAGTTATGTAAAATATCTGAACTGCCACTGCACGGGACATGAAAATGAGCGACAATTTCCATCGAATGGGAATTAGGAGTGCCCACTGTGGGATAGCTTATATCACATATTACTATTTTTActctaaaaattaaaaaaaatttaataaggTCAAGGCAAGCAATATATCTATACATTTAGGAAGTGCataaaaatttaatgaatGTTCCTTAAGGTAAATTTAGTGATATATATTGTAAGTGTCTAAAATAGTTATCTTaaaattcataaaatatatttataattataaaaatatattccaaACTTCTGGTAAATATTGTTAGTGTAtgaatttcttttatttaCATAGAATTAAAGAATACATgacataaacaaaaaagtgcaCGATCTTAACTACGAAGGTAATTGATAATTTTCGTTAAGTTTTATTACGTTATAATCCTTAATATACTATTTTTGGGAAGTGAGTGAATTCTATTTActagaaaataatatatattttttaaaagtgagCATAggacaatttaattttttttaaaattgcttACTACATAAAGGAACGTCTAATACTTTAAAATTCACAACAAAGCCAACACATATTACCCAGATTTCAGCTTTCTACTCCATAACGCCAGCAATTTGTAAAATTCCGCCATGTTGACGCTTCTAACTGCATTTGCCCACACTGGCAATGGCTGGAAAAGCCAGCAAACTGCGTTTACCCACACTTGACCGCAGGAATAGGCGAAGAGGCGGCGAGGTGGGGACCAGCACATGTCAGGTTAAACACAAATTAACCTCATTTGACAAAACAAAGCGAACAGCGCTAAAATGgataatttgttaaataaattgcTCGATTTTTATGCAAACCATTCAAATATTTGGTTGCTGGTATTTGTAAACTGCTTATTTGCATACgatgataaataaaaatgagaaatAAAACTCTTTTGTTATGCTTTACCATAATCTCTATTGTTTTGTTAGGCCGTCGATAGATACAAAtccgttttatttgtttttttggaAAATGTTGTTTAGTTTTTATGCCTTCTGCTGGTCATTTTTTACACCCCACGGCGCATTTTCCGGCTGTCGCCAATTACGCCAAATGCCCAAAAACACCTTCGCCCCCCGAAATTACACGCCGTTCCCAAACGAAATGTGAATGCAAATCCTCTAAAATTATTGCGttcattaaattttaaacaaagGTGATtagattttataatttaaatggaCAAACGCACACATTTACATGGCTAAGCCGAGCCGAAAAAAAGGTTTGACAGTACAGTTGTgctcattatttatttagaacaattgcaaaaattattttggaatGGTATTTGGttatttccttatttattagtggctttattttattttctccttttttattttacaacCCTGCAGCTATCGAAATGTGGGATCAACAATTGCCAGCAAATTTGAGtttatttattctttattttatttattcatgTCGCCATTTTCTAATCATTTTTGgccattttaattaatttctcCCATTCAGTTCAGGTATGGAAATAAATTTCGAAAACAATTGTAATTTTAGACGGCTTTGTCCGATATTATTAATTTAGTACCAGCATGTGTTTAATTATATATCACTTAATTGAAACTACAAAACTAAAATGCTATTTGATTACTTCTCTAACAGTAGGCCTGAAAAATAAAGTCTTTGAGAAAAATATTCATAATAAGTAAGATcttgaaaaggaaaaaatatttgtcaattGAAGAAATGGCTAAGATGCTAGTGCGAATGAAAGCATTGATGGTGCTCACCGGAATATTTTTTATGCTGTACTTTGGTCTTCAGCCACTAACGGAAATGGTTGAGAAAAAGCCCCTAGTTTCCTATCCTAAAGAAGTTGTGTTTGTCAATACCTCCGAATGTCATATAGCTGGACCTCTAAAATCAGCGGCTTTTAAGTGTGCAATTGAGCCTATAAACAAGATGCGATGCCGTAAGAAACAACTAACAATTGCGGTCACTAAAGGTGGTAACAATTTTCTGGTGACTCAAAATGTTGCCAAAGACTTGCACTGCAAATACTGGCTAAGGTCTGCCAGGGACTTAAAAAATGATAAGTACCTGGAAGAAGGACATTTCGATCTGGAAAGCAAGTCTAGCAAGGAGATAAAAATGGGAACTGGTCAACAAATAGTTCGCATCAAGTGCTTAGATAAATTTAATGAAACCAAATATCATGATGTTCAGTATTTCTTGCCGCCGCCTGATCCCGATTTAAAACCAGAAAAAAATCTTGGAAAATTATCCGTAATGGTGCTGGGTATAGATTCAATTTCCCACATGCACTTTTACCGATACTTTCCCTTCGTAAAGGGTTTCCTGCTAAATCTGCCGCACACCAAATTCTACGGCTATAGTCGAGTGGGTTTGGATGCTTATGCCAATTTAATGCCTTTACTGAGTGGTTTAAGTGCTAATGAAGTGGATCCAGAACTTTCAGCCAACGAAGAAGCTTTTCTCTGGCAAAACTTCAAGCTTGGAGGATATAGTACTGCCTATGGGGAGGATAATGCTCAAGGGATCCTAACCCATAAGAATGGGGAGTGGGGAAGTCCCAGGCAACCCATTGATTTCGATCTGACCCCTGTGATGATGGAGATAGACAATCATACGCGCTATAGTATAGATCTGAAAGAGATGATCCATTGCACGGCAGGACGAACTTATCAAGAGGTTTTCAAGGACTTTATCCTAAAACTGATACCACATATGCAAGAAAGCCCCTTTTTCTCATTTTTCTGGCAGTCGCAGGGTGTTCAGGAGTACTATGAATACGGTGGGCACTTGGATCTAACCTATATGCTGCTCTTGAAGAAGTTACTGGATTCCAATGTCCTAAACAATACCCTGATATTGCTAATGTCTGACCATGGTTTGAGGGCTGGAACTTATAGGATGAGTTTTCAGGGCATGAAGGAGGAATCACAGCCCCTGATGGTGGCCATATACCCCGAATGGCTGAAGGAGAAATACCCCCTGGCCATGGAGAATTTCGAGAAAAACGCCCATAGCCTGATCACACCGTACGATCTGCACGATACCCTGATGGATGTGTTAAGTCTGGATCTGCTGCAGGATGCCAGTATAGAGAGCCGAATGAAGTCATATCCCGCCAAGAAGATGCCAAGGGGCATTAGCCTCTTTCTACCGATTCCAGAGCACAGGAACTGCGATTTGGCCCACATACCATCGCTCTTTTGCTTCTGTCGCGATCTTACTGAAGTTCCCACTGATGATGGTCTGGTCCTTCGATGCAGCCGTTTTTTGGTGGAGTCCATCAATAAGTTGATCAAACCTTTCGAAAAGTGCCACCCGCTGAAACTCCAGATGGTTCTACAGGCTCACTTCCTGGACTTTGGTGAGGAGTCCTTTGTCTACGAGTTGAGGCTGAGGGTAAGGACGAGCCCAGGAAATGGTATATTTGAGGCCACCGTTCGTCTTTCGGACGTTCTACTGTTGACCAGCCCCATCAGTCGGGTCAACAACTATCTGAGCCAATCCTACTGCGTCAGCGATCCGGGACTCAAGCTATTTTGCTCCTGCATCTAAGaggtttttaataaaatcaagtCACTCTAAACTCAGTTTctcaacattttatttaatttaataacttATCTGGAGAATCTCGAGGGAGGATGGAATAAGAGTTTGATTTCAAACTTTAAGAAGACAAATTTTAAATGGTGTAGGGATAGTTGTATAATGTTTTCCACACAAACTTTTATGAAATTAGTATTTAATCatgcttttcttttttaaatattatttacaaGACCCATTTTcacttaattttaaaaacgTAAACatctaaaaaaatttttttttttttaattcttaaaGCGTAGAGTTTAAACAAtgattttgtattattttttaagttcGGTTAATAAAGTACTGAATAGAGTATCTCGTATTCAAAGAATTCAAGTCCCTCTTCTAGTATTGATTTCTATTTTGGGTACTGACAAATGTCATATGTTTTATGACACCCCGTGATCTTTGTTTATATGCTATGCAAACTTTATGACATTTTTTTTGGCCTTTCCTGCTTTGTCTCAAAGCAATATTAGATAGCTTTTTGGATTTCATAGTACGTTTAGTTAAAGCAAattaatgttttttattttattgtatgGGTAAACATATATACTCATGTATTTACGATTTAAGACTTGCCCTACATATACACTTACAGCTTTTAAAGCCCATTATGCGATGTCAGGGGCAATTTAAGCTTATGCCAAAcgatatttaataataattggGTGAACCGAGTATGGAAATCCTTTTCATTTATCAAATAATAAGCTCAAAGACAATCGGCCTAGCCCTTGGGCCCACAGCGGATAATTTGCGTCAAAATGTCTGCTTTTTGAAGAGCCAGTGGCTCCACAGAGTCCGAGGTTCCGATGAGCGACGTGCAAttgaattaaaattaaaatatatataaatgccaCAATGGTACAAAAATACAACCGTGATAATTTGCAATTTATTTGCTGCCGGTGGTGGAGCACCAATATGCGCGATACAGGagttataaatttaaaaaaataattaaaaaccaTTTGGATGGCAAGTCGCTTTCAATTACTGCAAAATGTCCTAAAATGAACGCATTTCCCACTGATTGTTGGCGATTGTTGTCAGGCCTCAGGTTGCGACAGGACCAAAACCTCCTCCGTTGACAGCGGCGCAATGAGTAAATTGAAATGTCCCCGTCCAGAGGACGTGATCACTCCCCCTTGCAGCACCCAGTACCACCACCCATGACAATTTCAAAAAGTGCGTGACTGTTTCATCTGCTTTATATAGGTATATTTGTCTcggtataaaaaaatatgttcaGGCATAAATGGTTGCCATTGCAGTTGCAGCTGACAATTGACAACTGCATTTTTGAGCCtcttttattttgtcaaacGAAAATTCAACATGATTAATTTCAATGGACTGCGAAAAACGGTCATAAAATATCTACGTATGACATTTACTAcgaaaatatgaaatataaaTGATAAGTAGTCCTTTGAATTTAAGATACAAGTATGGAATTTCAAGtctataatatatatttattcctGATCACTGGGAGTCAGTTATTATAGGTTGTCCATTAAACCGTACTATACCGATTTCCATATATAACTCGCCTTAATTTCCCATACAGTTGGAGTTCAAGCTGAATCTCAAGTTCAAAATATTCTTATCAAACACCACGTATCTATCGATTAGATTTCTAGCTGGGACTAGACGACAACATTTACTCCGACCGAGAGCATAAATCTTAAATTGGTCAAACAGGTAATCACTCAAATCGCTCTGATTTGGTTCGAATTGGTAACGGTCGTAAATAAACTAGTTGGGTGTGGACGGTTGGGAAGGCACAGCTCATAAATTAATTCAATCAATGTCAAAATGAAATTGATATTTTCACATCCAGAGGACCGAAGGCGATCTTATCGCTAATTAATGTGTACGTCCATGCTCAAAGAGTGGGTGCTCATAATGGGGTTCGTAATCGATATCGAGCAGGGATGACACACATATCAAGGGTTATAAATTTACATGAACTAGTTTTTCTCTCTTTGGCAACataatgaaaaaatatgcGAGATTATAAGCTTTGAGTTATAATGTGCCATTATAAATGTATAGGTAGGAGATGTgaaagtaaggggggaatacGCTGGAAAGaataatatataaatgatctatatttattttgaagaCACATGATTGTTTTACATTGACATTCAATAAAAATGACATTGTAACATAAATAATATctgaattttttaattttttttataatattaaaacaatattacaTTATCAATTAGTATTGTATAAGGAAATATTGTAAGGAAATCTCAATAAATAATCAGGTGTGTCACTCAAATCCCGAGAACTTTCATACTTTAAAATTtgaggtgtctaaaagtatgcagtctTTATAAAATTGTCGTCTTTCTGATTGAATTGATTGTATTGGtaagtttaaaatatattgttgcatacttttagacacctaaaattacattttaaagtGATTTCAAAGCCCTAGTGATTTTTGTGGCTGCCCAGGTTTTTTTCAAGCTTATATATCACCCTTGGACTTTAGTACCCACACAATACCTCCTAATATCCCTCTAAAACACCTGAAATACCTCAGGAAACTCATCACTAACTGTGATGAATTCATTTCAATGCCGACAAAGTCAATCAATCGCTCATCTGTCGAAGGacaaatgatttttaaaatcacTACGCCCGAAGCCTTACGATCCAAAAGTCAAGCCACTCGCAAGGAGAGTGGAGAAAAAATATTCATAGAACACGGAAAGCGGAAACAGACACTTTAAATGCTTGCGATATTGTCAATCAAAATTCAATCGAGGCCATGAATCATGGCCAAACAGTTATGGAATGGTTATGCTGATGGCTCCTCGAGCCACTCTGAGTCTATCCGAGATAGAGTCGATTGATGGACGGAtagatggatggatggatgatGGCTGAATGCAGTGGCACCGAGTAAAAAATAACATGACGATGGGAAAGAGATGAAATGGAATCAGTTAACAGGAGGATGCGTGCTGAAGGATGGATGGATGTGTGACAAGTGGAGGAGGCGAAGCATTTAGCATTTGGCATCCTGCCGCAGGAGGA is a genomic window of Drosophila suzukii chromosome 2L, CBGP_Dsuzu_IsoJpt1.0, whole genome shotgun sequence containing:
- the LOC108012296 gene encoding uncharacterized protein, producing MNDSHGYKKELEVRWFSEHSDDECLPPYRGGPNDLKDYPRTSTIFKDKDAKTHEQINNKDTEEPRNTFWISVSDYELDRAYIVYRFFHDIGNIVAKNFTKTNRMYLKYFSLVDSQIALSYNGQKIGYGGDIRVKVKVENPVTETALIEALENASADNGTPTDSQRTSTMTVTVNVEDVKDANEVNPHQLEMGKTEKEEEQPAITHKKVRLMEWFREKLSYVFYFY
- the LOC108011216 gene encoding uncharacterized protein; translation: MAKMLVRMKALMVLTGIFFMLYFGLQPLTEMVEKKPLVSYPKEVVFVNTSECHIAGPLKSAAFKCAIEPINKMRCRKKQLTIAVTKGGNNFLVTQNVAKDLHCKYWLRSARDLKNDKYLEEGHFDLESKSSKEIKMGTGQQIVRIKCLDKFNETKYHDVQYFLPPPDPDLKPEKNLGKLSVMVLGIDSISHMHFYRYFPFVKGFLLNLPHTKFYGYSRVGLDAYANLMPLLSGLSANEVDPELSANEEAFLWQNFKLGGYSTAYGEDNAQGILTHKNGEWGSPRQPIDFDLTPVMMEIDNHTRYSIDLKEMIHCTAGRTYQEVFKDFILKLIPHMQESPFFSFFWQSQGVQEYYEYGGHLDLTYMLLLKKLLDSNVLNNTLILLMSDHGLRAGTYRMSFQGMKEESQPLMVAIYPEWLKEKYPLAMENFEKNAHSLITPYDLHDTLMDVLSLDLLQDASIESRMKSYPAKKMPRGISLFLPIPEHRNCDLAHIPSLFCFCRDLTEVPTDDGLVLRCSRFLVESINKLIKPFEKCHPLKLQMVLQAHFLDFGEESFVYELRLRVRTSPGNGIFEATVRLSDVLLLTSPISRVNNYLSQSYCVSDPGLKLFCSCI